The Helianthus annuus cultivar XRQ/B chromosome 16, HanXRQr2.0-SUNRISE, whole genome shotgun sequence genome includes a window with the following:
- the LOC110916243 gene encoding uncharacterized protein LOC110916243 isoform X1: MSAYGHHMEWKYSTCSLSTDDEFDPSTISSTMRLSHFNFQRYYISLLSVVAVVWWLVVTHSILIFEGEVDEGVSTFAFGHEVMFFGIQPLKNWWTVGHLYQNHSLECRRLIQDGCRDNVLYLIGSE, encoded by the exons ATGTCAGCATATGGGCATCATATGGAGTGGAAATATTCAACATGTAGTCTCTCAACCGATGACGAATTTG ATCCTTCCACCATTTCTTCTACCATGCGCCTGTCTCACTTCAATTTCCAACGTTACTACATTAGTTTGTTAAGTG TGGTTGCCGTCGTATGGTGGTTGGTGGTCACACATAGCATTTTGATTTTTGAAGGAGAGGTAGATGAAGGGGTTTCAACATTCGCTTTTGGTCATGAAGTTATGTTTTTTGGTATACAGCCTTTGAAGAACTGGTGGACAGTTGGTCATTTGTATCAG aaTCACAG TCTAGAATGTAGAAGGCTCATACAAG ATGGTTGCAGGGACAATGTATTATATTTAATAGGAAGCGAATGA
- the LOC110916243 gene encoding uncharacterized protein LOC110916243 isoform X4, giving the protein MSAYGHHMEWKYSTCSLSTDDEFVVAVVWWLVVTHSILIFEGEVDEGVSTFAFGHEVMFFGIQPLKNWWTVGHLYQNHSLECRRLIQDGCRDNVLYLIGSE; this is encoded by the exons ATGTCAGCATATGGGCATCATATGGAGTGGAAATATTCAACATGTAGTCTCTCAACCGATGACGAATTTG TGGTTGCCGTCGTATGGTGGTTGGTGGTCACACATAGCATTTTGATTTTTGAAGGAGAGGTAGATGAAGGGGTTTCAACATTCGCTTTTGGTCATGAAGTTATGTTTTTTGGTATACAGCCTTTGAAGAACTGGTGGACAGTTGGTCATTTGTATCAG aaTCACAG TCTAGAATGTAGAAGGCTCATACAAG ATGGTTGCAGGGACAATGTATTATATTTAATAGGAAGCGAATGA
- the LOC110916243 gene encoding uncharacterized protein LOC110916243 isoform X2 has product MSAYGHHMEWKYSTCSLSTDDEFDPSTISSTMRLSHFNFQRYYISLLSVVAVVWWLVVTHSILIFEGEVDEGVSTFAFGHEVMFFGIQPLKNWWTVGHLYQNHSLECRRLIQVIGGQNEGC; this is encoded by the exons ATGTCAGCATATGGGCATCATATGGAGTGGAAATATTCAACATGTAGTCTCTCAACCGATGACGAATTTG ATCCTTCCACCATTTCTTCTACCATGCGCCTGTCTCACTTCAATTTCCAACGTTACTACATTAGTTTGTTAAGTG TGGTTGCCGTCGTATGGTGGTTGGTGGTCACACATAGCATTTTGATTTTTGAAGGAGAGGTAGATGAAGGGGTTTCAACATTCGCTTTTGGTCATGAAGTTATGTTTTTTGGTATACAGCCTTTGAAGAACTGGTGGACAGTTGGTCATTTGTATCAG aaTCACAG TCTAGAATGTAGAAGGCTCATACAAG TTATTGGAGGTCAAAACGAAGGATGTTGA
- the LOC110916243 gene encoding uncharacterized protein LOC110916243 isoform X3, translating into MSAYGHHMEWKYSTCSLSTDDEFDPSTISSTMRLSHFNFQRYYISLLSVVAVVWWLVVTHSILIFEGEVDEGVSTFAFGHEVMFFGIQPLKNWWTVGHLYQNHRM; encoded by the exons ATGTCAGCATATGGGCATCATATGGAGTGGAAATATTCAACATGTAGTCTCTCAACCGATGACGAATTTG ATCCTTCCACCATTTCTTCTACCATGCGCCTGTCTCACTTCAATTTCCAACGTTACTACATTAGTTTGTTAAGTG TGGTTGCCGTCGTATGGTGGTTGGTGGTCACACATAGCATTTTGATTTTTGAAGGAGAGGTAGATGAAGGGGTTTCAACATTCGCTTTTGGTCATGAAGTTATGTTTTTTGGTATACAGCCTTTGAAGAACTGGTGGACAGTTGGTCATTTGTATCAG aaTCACAG AATGTAG